In the genome of Xenopus laevis strain J_2021 chromosome 1S, Xenopus_laevis_v10.1, whole genome shotgun sequence, one region contains:
- the dgcr6.S gene encoding uncharacterized protein LOC494718 isoform X2, translating to MFLILTSACHQRMSHTILSDLALALIDGTVFEIVQGLLEIQHLTEKNLYNQRLKLHAEHRALKQDLLRKHREAQQSCKTHNFSVLKATQQKELESLEQRIKEEQRMMDEKIVLELDQKVIDQQSTLEKAGTDAPNEYTGANPEAATKGIPFKQNVPLSLTEQELHFFLS from the exons ATGTTCCTGATCCTAACTAG CGCCTGCCATCAGCGAATGTCTCACACTATACTAAGTGATTTGGCATTAGCTCTTATTGATGGAACTGTTTTTGAAATAGTACAAGGCTTGCTGGAAATTCAACATCTAACAGAGAAAAATCTGTACAATCAACGATTAAAGCTACATGCAGAACATAGAG CCTTAAAACAAGATCTTCTACGCAAGCATAGAGAAGCTCAGCAGTCCTGTAAAACCCACAATTTTTCAGTACTCAAAGCTACCCAGCAAAAAGAGCTAGAG TCTCTTGAGCAGCGCATAAAAGAGGAGCAACGGATGATGGATGAGAAAATTGTTCTGGAATTAGATCAGAAAGTGATAGATCAGCAAAGCACCCTGGAAAAAGCAG GAACTGATGCTCCAAATGAATATACTGGAGCTAATCCAGAAGCTGCAACAAAAGGAATCCCTTTCAAGCAAAATGTTCCCTTAAGTTTGACTGAACAGGAACtgcacttttttctttcttaa
- the dgcr6.S gene encoding uncharacterized protein LOC494718, whose protein sequence is MAGYLGMYEETRDITQQQERHYYLLSELQSLVKDLPSACHQRMSHTILSDLALALIDGTVFEIVQGLLEIQHLTEKNLYNQRLKLHAEHRALKQDLLRKHREAQQSCKTHNFSVLKATQQKELESLEQRIKEEQRMMDEKIVLELDQKVIDQQSTLEKAGVSSFYITKNPQELMLQMNILELIQKLQQKESLSSKMFP, encoded by the exons ATGGCGGGGTACTTGGGGATGTATGAGGAGACCCGTGACATAACGCAGCAGCAGGAAAGACACTATTATCTTCTGTCAGAGCTGCAGAGCCTGGTGAAAGATCTCCCCAG CGCCTGCCATCAGCGAATGTCTCACACTATACTAAGTGATTTGGCATTAGCTCTTATTGATGGAACTGTTTTTGAAATAGTACAAGGCTTGCTGGAAATTCAACATCTAACAGAGAAAAATCTGTACAATCAACGATTAAAGCTACATGCAGAACATAGAG CCTTAAAACAAGATCTTCTACGCAAGCATAGAGAAGCTCAGCAGTCCTGTAAAACCCACAATTTTTCAGTACTCAAAGCTACCCAGCAAAAAGAGCTAGAG TCTCTTGAGCAGCGCATAAAAGAGGAGCAACGGATGATGGATGAGAAAATTGTTCTGGAATTAGATCAGAAAGTGATAGATCAGCAAAGCACCCTGGAAAAAGCAGGTGTTTCCAGCTTCTATATCACAAAAAATCCCCAG GAACTGATGCTCCAAATGAATATACTGGAGCTAATCCAGAAGCTGCAACAAAAGGAATCCCTTTCAAGCAAAATGTTCCCTTAA
- the dgcr6.S gene encoding uncharacterized protein LOC494718 isoform X1: MAGYLGMYEETRDITQQQERHYYLLSELQSLVKDLPSACHQRMSHTILSDLALALIDGTVFEIVQGLLEIQHLTEKNLYNQRLKLHAEHRALKQDLLRKHREAQQSCKTHNFSVLKATQQKELESLEQRIKEEQRMMDEKIVLELDQKVIDQQSTLEKAGTDAPNEYTGANPEAATKGIPFKQNVPLSLTEQELHFFLS, from the exons ATGGCGGGGTACTTGGGGATGTATGAGGAGACCCGTGACATAACGCAGCAGCAGGAAAGACACTATTATCTTCTGTCAGAGCTGCAGAGCCTGGTGAAAGATCTCCCCAG CGCCTGCCATCAGCGAATGTCTCACACTATACTAAGTGATTTGGCATTAGCTCTTATTGATGGAACTGTTTTTGAAATAGTACAAGGCTTGCTGGAAATTCAACATCTAACAGAGAAAAATCTGTACAATCAACGATTAAAGCTACATGCAGAACATAGAG CCTTAAAACAAGATCTTCTACGCAAGCATAGAGAAGCTCAGCAGTCCTGTAAAACCCACAATTTTTCAGTACTCAAAGCTACCCAGCAAAAAGAGCTAGAG TCTCTTGAGCAGCGCATAAAAGAGGAGCAACGGATGATGGATGAGAAAATTGTTCTGGAATTAGATCAGAAAGTGATAGATCAGCAAAGCACCCTGGAAAAAGCAG GAACTGATGCTCCAAATGAATATACTGGAGCTAATCCAGAAGCTGCAACAAAAGGAATCCCTTTCAAGCAAAATGTTCCCTTAAGTTTGACTGAACAGGAACtgcacttttttctttcttaa